In Rhodamnia argentea isolate NSW1041297 chromosome 4, ASM2092103v1, whole genome shotgun sequence, the following proteins share a genomic window:
- the LOC125314831 gene encoding receptor-like protein 9b gives MKKFLLLCLLVLMGSGRSLGCLEEEKNALLKIKAAFNHPNGSSLPYWRGGDDDCCGWEGVVCDNTTSRVTRLYLNNTRDWDLPWNWVIDVSLFLPLGDLQVLDLSGNILSELNGASYLKKLKRLYLSFNNLQRVPSLYKQTSVKTQNLSSIQLEGTRKIEDHALTYKVWF, from the exons ATGAAGAAGTTTCTTTTATTGTGTTTGTTGGTGTTGATGGGGAGTGGAAGAAGCCTGGGGTGcttggaagaagagaagaacgcACTCCTCAAGATTAAGGCCGCCTTCAACCACCCGAATGGGTCTTCTCTTCCGTATTGGCGAGGCGGGGACGATGACTGTTGTGGCTGGGAAGGCGTGGTGTGCGACAACACCACTTCGCGGGTGACTCGACTATATCTGAACAATACACGCGATTGGGATTTGCCATGGAATTGGGTTATTGATGTGTCTTTATTCCTTCCTCTGGGGGACCTTCAAGTGTTGGATTTAAGTGGGAATATTCTCTCag AATTAAACGGAGCGTCATAcctgaagaaattgaagaggCTATATCTATCTTTCAATAATCTACAACGAGTCCCCTCATTGTACAAGCAAACTTCAGTGAAGACCCAAAATTTGTCTTCCATTCAGCTTGAAGGTACACGCAAAATAGAAGACCATGCCTTGACATATAAAGTTTGGTTTTGA